A part of Streptomyces sp. NBC_01451 genomic DNA contains:
- the aceE gene encoding pyruvate dehydrogenase (acetyl-transferring), homodimeric type, which produces MTDPKAIQPSELDQLPDRDPEETAEWQASLDAVAEAAGPHRAAYLMRRTLERAEGNGIALPKLLETDYVNTIPTAAEPAADGDEAMEHRITAWNRWNAAAMVTRGSKHGVGGHIATFASAAWLYETGFNHFFKGKESQESPGSGDQLYIQGHASPGIYARAFLDGRLTEDHLDNFRRESAGNGLPSYPHPRRLPWLWEFPTVSMGLGPLSAIYQARFNRYLTNRSIKDVSASHVWAFLGDGEMDEPESTAALALASREGLDNLTFVINCNLQRLDGPVRANFKIVQELEAQFRGAGWNVIKTLWGTAWDELFRLDTTGALVRRLREVPDAQVQTYQTRDAAYIRADFFGKDPALAEMAKLLSDDRILECFHLSRGGHESRKVYAAYKAAVEFKGAPTVILAQTVKGFTLGEGFASKNANHQMKKLTVDEFKQMRDLLELPISDAQFVDGVVPYGHPGADSPEVRYLQERRAALGGPAPARRTQPLAPLPAPAEKAFTSFDKGSGSQNVATTMAFVRLVKDLVRDKETGRRWVPIVPDEARTFGMESLFPSLGIYSPKGQTYEPVDRDQLMYYKEAKDGQILNEGITEAGSMADFIAASTSYSTHGEAMIPFYIFYSMFGWQRTADQMWQLGDQLGRGFLVGATAGRTTLTGEGLQHADGHSPVIAATNPAALSYDPAFAYEVAVIVRDGLRRMYGESAPGEDPNVFYYLTVYNEPIPQPAKPAAAGVDEGIVKGLYRFNTAESAGLSPVANAPRIQLLGSGTAIHWALKAQRLLTEEWGVAADVWSATSWTELRRDALDADAALLRGEERTPYVRQALQGAEGPVLAVSDYMRQVPDQIAQWVEQDYSSLGADGFGLSDTRDAARRYFGVDAESIVVAALAQLARRGEVKATAVKEARERYGL; this is translated from the coding sequence ATGACCGACCCCAAGGCCATCCAGCCGAGCGAACTCGACCAGCTCCCTGACCGCGACCCCGAAGAGACCGCCGAATGGCAGGCCTCGCTGGACGCGGTCGCCGAGGCGGCCGGGCCGCACCGTGCCGCGTACCTGATGCGCCGCACACTGGAGCGCGCCGAGGGCAACGGCATCGCGCTGCCCAAGCTCCTGGAGACGGACTACGTCAACACCATCCCGACCGCCGCCGAGCCCGCGGCGGACGGCGACGAGGCGATGGAACACCGGATCACCGCCTGGAACCGCTGGAACGCGGCGGCCATGGTGACCCGGGGCAGCAAACACGGCGTGGGCGGCCACATCGCCACCTTCGCCTCGGCCGCCTGGCTGTACGAGACGGGCTTCAACCACTTCTTCAAGGGCAAGGAGTCGCAGGAGTCCCCCGGCTCCGGTGACCAGCTCTACATCCAGGGCCACGCCTCCCCCGGCATCTACGCCCGCGCCTTCCTCGACGGGCGGCTGACCGAGGACCACCTCGACAACTTCCGCCGCGAGTCGGCCGGCAACGGCCTTCCGTCGTACCCGCACCCGCGCCGGCTGCCCTGGCTGTGGGAGTTCCCCACGGTGTCGATGGGCCTCGGCCCGCTGTCGGCGATCTACCAGGCGCGCTTCAACCGCTACCTCACCAACCGCAGCATCAAGGACGTCTCCGCGTCCCACGTGTGGGCGTTCCTCGGCGACGGCGAGATGGACGAGCCGGAGTCGACGGCCGCCCTCGCGCTCGCCTCCCGCGAGGGCCTGGACAACCTCACCTTCGTCATCAACTGCAACCTCCAGCGGCTCGACGGCCCGGTCCGCGCGAACTTCAAGATCGTGCAGGAGCTGGAGGCACAGTTCCGCGGCGCGGGCTGGAACGTCATCAAGACCCTGTGGGGTACGGCGTGGGACGAGCTCTTCCGGCTCGACACCACGGGCGCGCTCGTACGCCGCCTCCGCGAGGTCCCGGACGCCCAGGTGCAGACGTACCAGACGCGCGACGCCGCCTACATCCGCGCCGACTTCTTCGGCAAGGACCCGGCGCTCGCCGAGATGGCGAAGCTGCTGAGCGACGACAGGATCCTGGAGTGCTTCCACCTCTCGCGCGGTGGCCACGAGTCGCGCAAGGTGTACGCGGCCTACAAGGCGGCGGTCGAGTTCAAGGGCGCGCCGACGGTCATCCTGGCCCAGACGGTCAAGGGCTTCACCCTGGGCGAGGGCTTCGCGTCGAAGAACGCCAACCACCAGATGAAGAAGCTGACGGTGGACGAGTTCAAGCAGATGCGTGATCTACTCGAACTCCCCATCTCCGACGCGCAGTTCGTCGACGGTGTGGTGCCGTACGGCCACCCCGGCGCCGACTCCCCCGAGGTCCGCTACCTCCAGGAGCGCCGCGCGGCCCTCGGCGGCCCGGCCCCGGCCCGCCGTACGCAGCCGCTCGCCCCGCTCCCCGCCCCCGCGGAGAAGGCGTTCACGTCGTTCGACAAGGGCTCCGGCTCGCAGAACGTGGCGACGACGATGGCCTTCGTACGCCTGGTCAAGGACCTGGTCCGCGACAAGGAGACGGGCCGGCGCTGGGTGCCGATCGTCCCGGACGAGGCACGCACCTTCGGTATGGAGAGCCTCTTCCCCTCCCTCGGGATCTACTCCCCCAAGGGCCAGACGTACGAGCCGGTCGACCGCGACCAGCTGATGTACTACAAGGAGGCCAAGGACGGCCAGATCCTCAACGAGGGGATCACCGAAGCCGGTTCCATGGCGGACTTCATCGCCGCGTCGACGTCGTACTCGACCCACGGCGAAGCGATGATCCCGTTCTACATCTTCTACTCGATGTTCGGCTGGCAGCGCACGGCCGACCAGATGTGGCAGCTCGGCGACCAGCTCGGCCGCGGCTTCCTGGTCGGCGCGACGGCCGGCCGTACGACGCTGACCGGCGAGGGGCTGCAGCACGCGGACGGTCACTCCCCGGTGATCGCCGCGACGAACCCGGCCGCGCTGTCGTACGACCCGGCCTTCGCGTACGAGGTCGCGGTGATCGTCCGTGACGGGCTGCGCCGCATGTACGGGGAGTCGGCGCCCGGCGAGGACCCGAACGTCTTCTACTACCTGACCGTGTACAACGAGCCGATCCCGCAGCCCGCGAAGCCGGCCGCGGCAGGCGTCGACGAGGGCATCGTCAAGGGGCTGTACCGCTTCAACACGGCGGAGTCGGCGGGGCTTTCACCGGTCGCCAACGCGCCGCGCATCCAACTGCTCGGCTCCGGTACGGCGATCCACTGGGCCCTGAAGGCGCAGCGGCTGCTCACCGAGGAGTGGGGCGTGGCGGCCGACGTGTGGTCCGCGACGTCCTGGACCGAGCTGCGGCGGGACGCGCTGGACGCCGACGCGGCGCTGCTGCGGGGCGAGGAGCGGACGCCGTACGTCCGTCAGGCGCTCCAGGGGGCCGAGGGGCCGGTGCTGGCGGTGTCCGACTACATGCGCCAGGTGCCGGACCAGATCGCTCAGTGGGTCGAGCAGGACTACTCGTCGCTGGGCGCGGACGGATTCGGGCTGTCGGACACGCGGGACGCGGCACGGCGGTACTTCGGGGTCGACGCGGAGTCGATCGTCGTGGCGGCGTTGGCGCAGTTGGCGCGGCGCGGGGAGGTCAAGGCAACGGCGGTGAAGGAGGCGCGGGAGCGGTACGGGTTGTAG
- a CDS encoding helix-turn-helix transcriptional regulator codes for MRAARLIKMVLLLQSRPSMTAAELARELEVSERTVTRDAQALSEAGVPVYADRGRAGGYRLVGGYRTRLTGLARGEAEALFLSGVPGALREMGLEDTASAARLKVSAALLPSLSDAPRTAAQRFHLDAPAWFSEPPTPESLSAVAEAVWDDRPILARYRRGSGDTDVERVLEPYGLVLKAGVWYLCARVPEHAGPGSGPFRVYRVDRFTSVQFTGRAVGPGPGPGPGPGLDGRFSRDAGFDLPAFWEERAEQFARSILRAEVVVRLSAEGARRLPYTVDPVSARDALSTGGEPDGLGRVTVTLAVESAEVAHTQLAALGPEAEVLAPPELRARFARDARRLGALYSASHPPTPPPPPAE; via the coding sequence ATGCGTGCTGCCCGCCTCATCAAAATGGTGCTGCTGCTCCAGTCAAGGCCGTCCATGACCGCCGCCGAGCTGGCCCGGGAGCTGGAGGTGTCCGAGCGCACCGTCACCCGGGACGCGCAGGCCCTGTCCGAAGCGGGCGTGCCCGTGTACGCCGACCGGGGGCGGGCCGGCGGATACCGGCTGGTCGGCGGGTACCGTACCCGCCTCACAGGACTGGCCCGCGGCGAGGCGGAGGCGCTCTTCCTGAGCGGAGTGCCGGGCGCCCTGCGCGAGATGGGGCTGGAGGACACCGCCTCGGCGGCCCGCCTCAAGGTGTCCGCCGCCCTCCTGCCCTCCCTCAGCGACGCCCCCCGCACAGCCGCCCAGCGCTTCCACCTGGACGCGCCCGCCTGGTTCAGCGAGCCCCCGACCCCCGAGTCGCTGTCCGCCGTCGCGGAGGCGGTGTGGGACGACCGGCCGATCCTGGCCCGCTACCGGCGCGGCTCCGGCGACACCGACGTGGAGCGGGTGCTGGAGCCGTACGGGCTCGTCCTCAAGGCGGGCGTCTGGTATCTGTGCGCCCGGGTGCCGGAGCACGCCGGTCCCGGGTCCGGGCCCTTCCGGGTGTACCGCGTCGACCGGTTCACCTCCGTCCAGTTCACCGGCCGAGCAGTCGGCCCCGGTCCTGGCCCTGGCCCTGGTCCTGGCCTCGACGGTCGCTTCTCGCGCGACGCCGGCTTCGACCTGCCCGCGTTCTGGGAGGAGCGGGCGGAGCAGTTCGCGCGGTCGATCCTGCGTGCCGAGGTCGTCGTACGGCTTTCGGCGGAGGGGGCGCGCAGGCTGCCGTACACCGTCGATCCCGTGTCCGCCCGGGACGCGCTGTCGACAGGCGGCGAGCCCGACGGGCTGGGCCGGGTCACCGTGACGCTCGCCGTGGAGTCGGCGGAGGTCGCCCATACGCAGCTGGCGGCGCTCGGGCCGGAGGCGGAGGTGCTGGCGCCGCCGGAACTGCGGGCGCGGTTCGCGCGGGACGCGCGACGGCTGGGGGCGCTGTACTCCGCTTCACACCCACCTACACCTCCACCTCCACCAGCCGAGTAG
- a CDS encoding DUF4240 domain-containing protein, which yields MDETEFWKLVDATREAAEGDPEDQADLLVEQLLQLDPDSVLDFARHFEARYNRAYRWDLWGAARVLIDGADDDAFDFFRCWLIGQGREVFEGALHGDPDSLADLLDDFDAEIDGDGEELGYAADEAYEQLTGTVAPDLGIPPASAEPEGTPIDLADEGALADRYPKLWQRFKGA from the coding sequence ATGGACGAGACGGAGTTCTGGAAGCTGGTGGACGCGACCCGTGAGGCCGCCGAGGGTGACCCCGAGGATCAGGCCGACCTGCTGGTCGAGCAGTTGCTCCAGCTGGACCCGGACTCGGTCCTCGACTTCGCCCGGCATTTCGAGGCCCGCTACAACCGGGCCTACCGCTGGGACCTGTGGGGCGCCGCCCGGGTGCTGATCGACGGGGCCGACGACGACGCCTTCGACTTCTTCCGGTGCTGGCTGATCGGCCAGGGCCGCGAGGTCTTCGAGGGCGCCCTGCACGGCGATCCGGACTCGCTCGCCGATCTCCTGGACGACTTCGACGCGGAGATCGACGGGGACGGCGAGGAGTTGGGCTACGCGGCCGACGAGGCGTACGAGCAGCTCACCGGCACCGTCGCCCCGGATCTGGGTATTCCGCCCGCGTCGGCGGAGCCCGAGGGGACGCCGATCGACCTGGCGGACGAAGGGGCTCTCGCCGACCGATATCCCAAGCTGTGGCAGCGGTTCAAGGGCGCCTGA
- a CDS encoding NAD(P)/FAD-dependent oxidoreductase translates to MLEPAYQADVVIVGAGVAGLAAAHRLTSAGVTTAVLEAAPYVGGRMATEKVDGFRLDRIGQLLSTSYPELRLTPGLDALVLRPFAPGVLVHGDGRRYRAGAPLGGGGARGALGAVRALASAPRPARTARSPRPTASTGARTGAPLGGTVGGAVGGAVDQARLGAALSRLAGVPVQRLLARPELPAALALANRGLPARTVEGFLRPLLAALLCDPELTTSSRCADLALRAFASGRLCVPEGGAETLPELLARALPPGTVHTGVRVTSIATNLVTTADHGELRCRAVLVATDARAAAGLLPGLRVPGFHPVTVVHHTADEAPATGAFLLLDADRGGPVAHTAVVSRVDPSRSPAGRPLISSTVLGTPPPDVDTAVRDHLSRLYGMSTARWETLAVHHTAEAVPAMRPPHDLRRPVRLLAGLYVCGDHRDTSTVQGALHSGHRAASAILTDLGAGPMHVAGPLRTTATATSAVPTATAAATAEETAAA, encoded by the coding sequence GTGCTTGAGCCCGCGTACCAGGCGGACGTCGTCATCGTGGGGGCCGGGGTCGCCGGACTCGCGGCGGCCCATCGGCTGACCAGCGCAGGAGTAACGACCGCGGTCCTGGAGGCCGCCCCTTACGTCGGGGGCCGGATGGCGACCGAGAAGGTCGACGGTTTCCGGCTCGACCGGATCGGTCAGCTCCTGTCCACGTCGTATCCCGAACTGCGGCTGACCCCGGGCCTCGACGCGCTCGTCCTGCGTCCCTTCGCACCGGGTGTCCTGGTGCACGGCGACGGACGGAGGTACCGCGCGGGCGCCCCGCTCGGCGGAGGGGGCGCACGGGGCGCGCTCGGCGCTGTGCGCGCCCTGGCGAGCGCCCCCAGGCCCGCGCGGACGGCCAGGTCCCCCCGGCCGACGGCATCGACGGGGGCGCGCACCGGCGCACCCCTCGGCGGGACGGTGGGCGGGGCGGTCGGTGGCGCGGTCGATCAGGCCCGGCTCGGCGCCGCGCTGAGCCGGCTCGCCGGGGTCCCCGTGCAACGGCTGCTGGCCCGCCCCGAGCTGCCTGCCGCCCTCGCGCTGGCGAACCGCGGTCTGCCCGCCCGTACGGTCGAGGGCTTTCTGCGCCCGCTGCTCGCCGCGCTGCTCTGCGACCCCGAGCTGACCACGTCGAGCCGGTGCGCGGATCTCGCGCTGCGGGCGTTCGCGAGCGGCCGGCTGTGTGTGCCGGAGGGCGGCGCGGAGACCCTGCCGGAGCTGCTCGCGCGGGCGCTGCCGCCGGGCACGGTGCACACCGGGGTACGGGTCACGTCCATCGCCACGAACCTCGTGACCACCGCCGACCACGGCGAACTGCGCTGCCGGGCCGTCCTGGTGGCGACCGACGCGCGCGCCGCCGCCGGTCTGCTGCCCGGTCTGCGCGTGCCCGGCTTCCACCCGGTGACCGTCGTCCACCACACGGCCGACGAGGCGCCCGCCACCGGCGCGTTCCTGCTCCTGGACGCGGATCGCGGGGGCCCGGTGGCGCACACGGCGGTGGTCAGCCGTGTGGACCCGTCCCGCTCCCCCGCCGGCCGCCCGCTGATCTCGTCGACGGTGCTGGGCACCCCTCCCCCGGACGTCGACACGGCGGTACGGGACCACCTGTCCCGCCTCTACGGGATGTCGACCGCGCGCTGGGAGACGCTCGCCGTGCACCACACCGCCGAGGCGGTGCCCGCGATGCGCCCGCCACACGACCTGCGCCGCCCCGTACGGCTGCTGGCCGGACTGTACGTGTGCGGAGACCACCGGGACACCAGCACCGTCCAGGGCGCCCTGCACTCCGGGCACCGGGCCGCGTCCGCGATCCTGACGGACCTGGGCGCGGGCCCGATGCACGTGGCGGGGCCACTGCGGACGACAGCGACGGCGACATCAGCAGTGCCGACGGCGACGGCGGCGGCCACAGCGGAGGAAACGGCTGCCGCGTGA
- a CDS encoding GNAT family N-acetyltransferase has protein sequence MSPVPHQPHQPYDGQEGQEDQEPSAGHEPFVRPALADDDEALGRLDRATWSTLHSVTPRARPPYKPFFGENSEPGDHLVAVTGDGRVVGYVRLARPTSLASNAHVRQIQGLAVSDEARGMGVGRLLIRAAVAEARRRGALRLSLRVLGHNTPARRLYESEGFVVEGVQPREFLLDGEFADDVLMGRAL, from the coding sequence ATGTCGCCCGTGCCGCATCAACCGCATCAGCCGTACGACGGCCAGGAGGGCCAGGAGGACCAGGAGCCCTCCGCCGGCCATGAGCCGTTCGTGCGCCCCGCCCTGGCCGACGACGACGAGGCCCTCGGCAGACTCGACCGTGCCACCTGGTCCACCCTGCACTCCGTCACACCCCGGGCCAGACCGCCGTACAAGCCGTTCTTCGGCGAGAACTCCGAACCGGGCGACCACCTGGTCGCCGTGACGGGAGACGGCCGGGTCGTCGGCTATGTCAGGCTCGCCCGGCCCACCTCCCTCGCGTCGAACGCGCACGTCCGGCAGATCCAGGGGCTCGCCGTCTCCGACGAGGCACGCGGCATGGGCGTCGGACGGCTGCTGATCCGGGCCGCCGTGGCCGAGGCCCGCCGCCGGGGCGCCCTGCGCCTCTCGCTGCGCGTCCTCGGGCACAACACCCCGGCCCGCAGGCTGTACGAGTCGGAGGGCTTCGTCGTCGAGGGCGTACAGCCCAGGGAGTTCCTGCTGGACGGGGAGTTCGCGGACGACGTCCTCATGGGCCGGGCCCTGTAG
- a CDS encoding TIGR01777 family oxidoreductase yields MERSRIAVAGASGLIGTALVRSLTADGHEVARLVRHAPRTKDEVRWDPEGRTVDVAGLAGCTAVVNLAGAGVGNRRWTDAYKRKIRDSRVLGTTTLAEAVASLDEPPRVFVNGSAMGYYGETGDRAVDEDSPAGEGFLPSVCVEWEGAAGAAEAAGVRTVFVRTGLVVASGGGAWGKLFPLFRAGLGGRMGDGSQYWSFIALHDEVAAIRHLIDTDGLSGAFNLTAPQPLTNREITAAMGRVLGRPTLFTVPAPVLRLVLGEMSGDVLGSARVLPKRLLESGFTFAYPEIDDAIRAARA; encoded by the coding sequence ATGGAACGTTCGCGAATCGCGGTGGCCGGCGCGTCCGGTCTCATCGGTACGGCCCTGGTGCGGTCACTGACCGCCGACGGGCACGAAGTCGCCCGCCTGGTGAGGCATGCGCCCCGGACGAAGGACGAGGTCCGCTGGGACCCTGAAGGGCGGACGGTCGACGTGGCCGGGCTCGCCGGCTGCACCGCGGTGGTGAACCTGGCCGGGGCGGGTGTCGGCAACCGGCGCTGGACGGACGCGTACAAGCGGAAGATCCGCGACAGCCGGGTCCTGGGCACGACGACCCTCGCCGAGGCCGTCGCCTCGCTGGACGAGCCGCCGCGGGTCTTCGTGAACGGCAGCGCGATGGGCTACTACGGGGAGACCGGCGACCGGGCCGTGGACGAGGACTCCCCCGCGGGAGAGGGCTTCCTGCCGTCGGTGTGCGTGGAGTGGGAGGGGGCCGCGGGCGCCGCCGAGGCGGCGGGCGTGCGGACGGTCTTCGTACGGACCGGGCTGGTGGTGGCGAGCGGGGGCGGAGCCTGGGGAAAGCTGTTCCCGCTGTTCAGGGCGGGCCTGGGCGGACGGATGGGCGACGGCTCCCAGTACTGGTCGTTCATCGCGCTGCACGACGAGGTGGCGGCGATCCGGCATCTCATCGACACCGACGGGCTGTCCGGGGCGTTCAACCTGACGGCGCCGCAGCCGCTCACCAACCGGGAGATCACGGCGGCGATGGGACGCGTGCTGGGGCGGCCGACGCTGTTCACGGTGCCCGCGCCCGTGCTGCGGCTGGTGCTGGGCGAGATGTCCGGGGACGTGCTCGGCAGCGCGCGGGTGCTGCCGAAGCGGCTGCTGGAGTCCGGGTTCACCTTCGCGTATCCGGAGATCGACGACGCGATCCGGGCGGCGCGGGCCTGA
- a CDS encoding MarP family serine protease — protein sequence MDLLDVLLLLVIVGYAASGYRRGLVAGCVSLAGFVGGAVIGVWVLPWIMELVTAGTPAATVTAVLTVLVPAVVGHELMGRFALRLRRELDRGPLRVADGVGGAVANGVAVLMVAWVAASVLGASSSPVVTTAIRDSALLGAVQDSMPETTPTWFSRATSALTQAGFPQVFNPFENEPATSVAKPTGDSVTASATNAAKLSTVKIEGVAGDQGREGSGFVYAARHVMTNAHVVAGIDNPTVRVGGVGTAHEARVVLFDPEKDVAVLYVPDLRAPVLRFDDSAKRGDSAVVAGYPQDGDLNLQAATVADKVRARGQNIYNSETVTREIYSIRSTVRPGNSGGPLLTTDGKVFGVVFARSTSDDETGYVLTVDEVSGDAERAATSTAAVDTGDLVTS from the coding sequence GTGGACCTGCTCGACGTCCTGCTGTTGCTGGTGATCGTCGGCTACGCGGCGTCCGGTTACCGGCGCGGCCTGGTGGCGGGCTGTGTCTCTCTGGCCGGGTTCGTGGGTGGCGCCGTCATCGGGGTGTGGGTGCTGCCGTGGATCATGGAGCTGGTGACGGCGGGGACACCCGCGGCGACGGTGACCGCCGTGCTCACGGTGCTCGTGCCGGCCGTGGTGGGCCACGAGCTGATGGGCAGGTTCGCGCTGAGGCTGCGCCGCGAGCTGGACCGGGGGCCGCTGCGGGTCGCCGACGGGGTCGGCGGGGCCGTGGCCAACGGGGTCGCCGTGCTGATGGTGGCCTGGGTGGCCGCGAGCGTCCTGGGCGCCTCCTCCTCGCCGGTGGTCACGACGGCGATCCGGGACTCGGCGCTGCTGGGCGCGGTGCAGGACTCGATGCCGGAGACCACCCCGACCTGGTTCTCGCGGGCCACGTCCGCGCTCACCCAGGCGGGCTTCCCGCAGGTCTTCAACCCCTTCGAGAACGAACCGGCGACGAGCGTCGCCAAGCCCACCGGGGACAGTGTCACGGCGAGTGCGACGAACGCGGCCAAGCTGAGCACGGTCAAGATCGAGGGTGTCGCGGGCGACCAGGGCCGCGAGGGCAGCGGTTTCGTGTACGCGGCCCGGCATGTGATGACCAACGCCCATGTGGTGGCCGGTATCGACAACCCGACCGTCCGGGTCGGCGGGGTCGGGACGGCGCACGAGGCCCGGGTGGTGCTCTTCGACCCCGAGAAGGACGTGGCCGTGCTGTACGTCCCTGATCTGCGCGCCCCCGTCCTGCGCTTCGACGACAGTGCGAAGCGGGGCGACTCGGCGGTGGTCGCGGGCTATCCGCAGGACGGCGACCTGAATCTGCAGGCCGCCACGGTCGCCGACAAGGTGCGGGCGAGGGGCCAGAACATCTACAACAGCGAGACGGTGACCCGCGAGATCTACTCGATCCGCTCGACCGTCCGCCCCGGCAACTCCGGCGGCCCGCTCCTCACCACCGACGGCAAGGTGTTCGGCGTGGTCTTCGCCCGCTCCACGTCCGACGACGAGACGGGCTACGTCCTGACGGTGGACGAGGTCTCCGGCGACGCCGAACGCGCGGCGACCTCGACGGCCGCGGTGGACACCGGCGACCTGGTCACGTCCTAG
- a CDS encoding RNA-guided endonuclease InsQ/TnpB family protein translates to MAQVRAAAEVGHARYTYRLRMSCTAGAALAAEWGRCRWLWNECAAKSKAVHLHNKATGQEATCGPAQLDRMLTEARGRTPWLREGSSVVQQQVIRDFGRSRAKAHKDIKESLPMARRAGMPAYTKKHEALATLNYTKRGFRLKDGRLHLAGGIVLTVVWSRELPGEPSSVRVYQDSLGHWYGSFVIPAQVQPLPETGRLLGVDWGVKETATTTSDAHDLPHAGHGRKARAQLTRYDRMMARRKPKKGQPGSKGYREAKKLRAKAHKKVARQRADTGRKWAKKVVRDHDAIAVEDFRPKFLAKSTMARKAADAAIGATKAALIEMGRKHGRDIRLVHPAHTTMDCAHCDARAKHRLPLGERTYTCTTCGNVSPRDKNSAHVMLVRAGLNPAGADGRRPPGALLQEAA, encoded by the coding sequence ATGGCGCAGGTGAGGGCGGCTGCGGAGGTGGGGCATGCCCGCTACACCTACCGGCTGCGCATGTCGTGCACTGCCGGCGCCGCTCTGGCGGCGGAGTGGGGCCGATGCCGGTGGCTGTGGAACGAATGTGCCGCCAAGTCCAAGGCCGTACACCTGCACAACAAGGCCACCGGTCAGGAGGCCACGTGCGGTCCTGCTCAGCTCGACAGGATGCTGACCGAAGCCCGCGGCCGTACACCGTGGCTGCGTGAGGGCTCGTCCGTTGTCCAGCAGCAGGTCATCCGTGACTTCGGCCGCTCCCGCGCCAAGGCGCACAAGGACATCAAAGAGAGCCTGCCCATGGCACGCCGCGCGGGTATGCCCGCCTACACGAAGAAGCACGAGGCGCTGGCAACCCTCAACTACACCAAACGTGGCTTCCGGTTGAAGGACGGCCGTCTACACCTGGCGGGCGGCATCGTCTTGACGGTGGTGTGGTCGCGGGAACTGCCCGGCGAGCCGTCCTCAGTGCGCGTCTACCAGGACAGCCTCGGCCACTGGTACGGCTCGTTCGTCATCCCGGCCCAGGTCCAGCCCCTGCCGGAGACCGGACGCCTCCTCGGCGTCGACTGGGGAGTGAAGGAGACCGCGACCACCACCTCCGACGCACACGACCTCCCCCACGCCGGGCACGGCAGGAAGGCGCGGGCGCAGCTGACCCGGTACGACCGGATGATGGCCCGCCGTAAACCGAAGAAGGGCCAGCCCGGATCGAAGGGCTACCGCGAAGCGAAGAAACTGCGGGCGAAGGCGCACAAGAAGGTCGCGAGGCAGCGTGCGGACACCGGCCGCAAGTGGGCCAAGAAGGTCGTCCGCGACCACGACGCCATCGCCGTTGAGGACTTCCGCCCCAAGTTCCTCGCCAAGAGCACCATGGCCCGCAAGGCCGCTGACGCCGCCATCGGCGCCACCAAGGCCGCACTGATCGAGATGGGCCGCAAACACGGGCGGGACATCCGCCTCGTCCACCCCGCGCACACCACGATGGACTGCGCGCACTGCGATGCGAGAGCCAAGCATCGCCTGCCGCTGGGTGAGCGCACCTACACCTGCACCACGTGCGGAAACGTGTCCCCACGGGACAAGAACTCCGCACACGTCATGCTCGTCCGGGCTGGTCTCAACCCGGCTGGCGCTGACGGCAGAAGACCTCCTGGAGCGCTGCTCCAGGAGGCGGCCTGA
- a CDS encoding peptidoglycan recognition protein family protein, with product MGSKGSRGDSRVRRVPGAARVALVCLPAVAAAVGLVLCATGADRTPSRRAHPVTARPAVTHSAAKPRIVPRTAWIADAERDRPPPRYDDRVIAVFVHHTDSPNGYDCADAPRIIRYLYAGQVGSRDWDDIGYNFVVDRCGTIYEGRAGGVDRPVTGAHTQGFNHRTAGIAALGTFTAGVPVPQAMTDAIAAVAAWKLGLSDTDPRAGVRLVSSNDLSRYASGTAVTLPALAGHNAGYMTSCPGAALTARLPAIRQTAARLQGRR from the coding sequence ATGGGGTCCAAGGGGTCCAGGGGTGACTCGCGTGTCCGCCGCGTACCGGGCGCCGCCCGCGTGGCGCTCGTCTGCCTGCCCGCGGTCGCCGCCGCCGTCGGACTGGTCCTGTGCGCGACCGGCGCCGACCGCACGCCGTCGCGCCGGGCACACCCCGTCACGGCCCGCCCGGCCGTCACCCACTCCGCCGCCAAGCCGCGCATCGTGCCCCGTACCGCCTGGATCGCGGACGCCGAACGCGACCGGCCGCCGCCGCGCTACGACGACCGGGTCATCGCCGTGTTCGTCCACCACACCGACTCGCCCAACGGCTACGACTGCGCCGACGCGCCCCGCATCATCCGCTACCTGTACGCCGGTCAGGTCGGCTCCCGCGACTGGGACGACATCGGCTACAACTTCGTCGTCGACCGCTGCGGCACCATCTACGAAGGCCGCGCGGGCGGCGTCGACCGCCCCGTCACCGGCGCCCACACCCAGGGCTTCAACCATCGCACCGCCGGCATCGCCGCCCTCGGCACCTTCACCGCGGGCGTGCCCGTACCGCAGGCCATGACCGACGCGATCGCCGCTGTCGCCGCCTGGAAACTCGGCCTCTCGGACACCGACCCGCGCGCCGGCGTACGCCTGGTCTCCAGCAACGACCTCAGCCGCTACGCGTCCGGCACCGCCGTCACCCTGCCCGCCCTGGCGGGCCACAACGCCGGCTACATGACGAGCTGCCCCGGCGCCGCCCTCACCGCCCGCCTCCCGGCGATCAGACAGACGGCGGCGCGACTGCAGGGCCGCCGCTGA